CGGACAAACAGACCCAGGCCATTGCCGATTCGGTCCGGCAGGGGTTGAAGAAATTCGGCAAGGCGCTGGATATTGAAGGGATGCAGGAGGGGCGCTGGGTCATCATCGATTACGGCGATGTGATTGTGCACGTCTTCCAGGAAGAGGTTCGCCGCCATTACAACCTGGATGAGATGTGGAACAACTGTCCGCTGGTGGAGATACCGGAACAATACCTGTGGGAAGATAAGGAAAAATGAGGCTCAAGGTCCTCTGGGTCGGTAAAACCCAGGAGGAATGGGTGAGGCGCGGCATTGACGAATATGCCGGCCGCATTGGCAGATATATGTCCATTGATCTCGCCGAAGCCAGGGATGAGAAGGGGGCAGCTGTCGAGGCAATGCGAGAGCGGGAGGGGGAGCGGCTTTTGAAGCTGTTGCCGAAAAATGCCCGGCTGGTGCTCCTTGATGAACGGGGTGAGCAGATGAGCTCCCCGGAACTGGCCCGCTTCCTGGCCACCAACCGGGACGGCGGCACCCAGGAACTGGTCTTCGTCATCGGCGGCGCCTACGGCTTCAGTGACAGCCTGCGGGCAAAGGCATTCAAAACCATCTCTTTGTCCCGTATGACCTTTACCCACCAAATGGTGCGTATTTTTCTGCTGGAGCAACTCTATCGGGGCTTTACCATTATCAACGGCGAGCCCTATCACCATTAAAACCAAATCCGCAGATGACACCAATTATGGGGATTTATTGCATCTGCGTACGCTGTGTCATCGGTGGATGTCATTTTGTTTTTCAATTCTGTTTCCAAGGAGATGCCAATGCCGAAACAGCCGCTCATGCTGATGATTCTGGATGGATGGGGGATCAATCCACAGCGGGAGAATAACGCCATTGCCCAGGCGCGAACCCCCAACATGGATCGGCTCTGCGCCGAATATCCCTGTACCGAAATGGGAACATCGGGCATGTCGGTTGGCCTTCCCGAGGGGCAGATGGGCAATTCGGAGGTGGGGCATCTCAATATCGGCGCCGGGCGCATCGTTTATCAGGACCTGACCCGCATCTCCAAGTCCATAGAAGATGGAGATTTCTTCACCAATCCGGTGCTTCTGGACTGCATAGCCAAAACCAAGGCTGCCGGCGGCAGGTTGCATCTGGCCGGACTTCTTTCCGATGGTGGAGTCCATTCCCAGAACACCCATCTTTATGCCCTGCTCAGGCTGGCAAAGCAGCAGGGATTGGATGAGGTCTTCATCCATTGTCTGCTGGACGGCCGGGATACACCTCCCCAGAGCGGGGCAGACTACCTGGCTCAGCTGGAGGAGGAAATCGCAAGGATCGGTTGCGGCCGTATCGCCACGGTTATCGGCCGCTTTTATGCCATGGATCGGGATAACCGGTGGGAACGGGTGGAAAAGGCCTACCGGGCCATTGTCTGCGGCGATGGTGAGGAATTCTCCTCGGCTGCAGCAGCCATCGACAAGAGTTATGAAAACGGCGTCACCGACGAATTTGTCCTTCCTTCCGTTATTACTGCGGGGGGGGCTGCCATTGGCAAAATCAACGATGGCGACGGGTTTATCTTCTTCAATTACCGTTCGGACCGTGCCCGGGAGATTACCCGCAGCCTGACCGACATCGCTTTTGCCGGTTTCCAGCGCCCCTGCTGGGCAAATCTCGCCTCCTATGTCTGCATGACCACCTATGATGAGACCTTCGGCCTGCCGGTAGCCTTCGGCCCGGAGGAACTGAAAAATATCCTCGGCGAGGTGCTGGGCCGGGCGGGGCTCCGTCAGCTGCGCATTGCCGAGACGGAGAAATATGCCCACGTTACCTTTTTCTTTAACGGCGGCAGCGAGGTTCCCTTTCCCGGCGAAGACCGGGCGCTGATTCCCTCGCCGAAAGAGGTGGCTACTTATGACCAGAAGCCGGAAATGAGCGTCTATCACGTTACCGAAGAGCTCCTGCGGCGGCTTGATCAGGATATATACGATGTCATAATTCTCAACTTCGCCAATGCCGACATGGTGGGGCATACCGGCATCATGAGCGCCGCCATCAAAGCCATCGAAGCGGTTGACGAATGTGTTGGCACGCTGGTGGACAAAGTGCGAAGCCTTGGCGGCCGGGTCCTCATTACTGCCGATCACGGCAATGCCGAAATCATGACAGATGAGGCCGGCGGTCCCCATACGGCCCATACCTGCGATGTGGTCCCTTTTATTCTGGTTGACGATACGCGGAAATCGGTGAAGCTGCAACCGGCGATCCTGGCCGACATTGCACCGACCATGCTGGAGATCCTGGGGGTGGAGAAACCGAAGGAAATGACCGGCAAAAGCCTTATTACGAACGCGTAAAAAGTCAGCTGGTTAGCGCTGATCTCCTGCTGTAAATAGTTACCTCTCCCTGAGGGAGAGGGCAAGGGCGGGATGGGATGTTGTAGAATGGAACTCCGTTGCCCCCTCATCCGGCCTCCGGCCACCTTCTCCTTAAGGGAGAAGGGTTCAGCGGAAGACTAACACTGATCAGGAAAAATTATAAATAAGGGGTTTTAGGTTGAAAATAAAATCGGCGAAATCCGTGTAATCTGTGGATGCGTCTTAAGGAGGTAGTATGAATTTCATTGCCATTAACGGCAGCCCCCACGCTCAGCGCGGCAATACGGGTCTACTTCTGGATAAGGTGGTGGAAGGGGTACAGAGCGCCGGCGGCACCGTGGAGATGGTTTACCTTTCGAAAATAAAGGTAAATCCCTGCGTGGGTTGCGATGTCTGCCACAAGACGGGCAGCTGTCCCATCCCCGACGATTTCGAGGAGCTGAAGAAGAAGCTTCTGGCCTGCGATGGTTTCATCCTTGCCAGCCCCAACTACATAATGAGCGTTTCCGCCCAATTGAAGGCGTTGTTCGACCGCTGTTGCGGCATCATTCATTGCCAGGCCATGGACGGCAAGTATGGCGTGGTGGTGGAGACATCCGGCGGAGGAGGCGATGAGCAGGTGATCGACTACATGCAGCGGGTGGTTGGCATGCTCGGGGCATGGTCCGTCGGCAGCGTCGGTTCATCCATTGCCGGTGAGCGCCTTTTTCCCGATCAGGACCGGTTGTTTGCCAAGGCAACGGCACTGGGGGAGGAACTGTATCGCGCCACACTGGAAAAAAGGGAGTATCCCGATCAGGCAGGGGCCAAGCTTGCCCTCAGTGCCTACATGCGCGGGTTGGTGGATTTGATGAAGGATTTCTGGCGCTATGAATATGATTACTGGACCAAACTGGGAAAATAGTGAAAGTTGAAAGGTGGTCGCATATGAGTCAAAGCAAGGAATTGATGGACTGGACATTTGAGCAGAAGTGCAAAAAGGCCGTGGCCGCCCTGGAAAAGAATGGTTTCACGGCGATCTACTGCCAAAGCGGAAAGGATGTCCATGACTATATCGTGAAAGAAGCGGCCGATGCAGCAAATATAGGCTTCGGCGGCTCCATGTCCGTGGCGGAACTGGAGGTTGCCGATCAACTCAGGGCCCAGGGGAAGGAGATATTGAACCATGGCCAGCCCGGTCTGTCCCTGGAAGAAAAGATGGCCACCATGAGACGTCAGCTCACCTGCGATCTGTTCCTTACCGGGACCAATGCCCTGACCCTTTCCGGCATTCTCGTCAATATCGATGCCTCGGGCAATCGGGTCGGTTCCATGTTCTTCGGACCGAAAAAAGTGATCGTCGTTGCCGGGCGCAACAAGCTGGTTGATGGCGACATCGATGCCGCCGTCAAGAGGGTCAAGGACTGGGCCAGTCCCCCCAATGCCAGGCGCCTCAATTATAATACTCCCTGCTCGAAGACCGGCTTCTGCTCCGATTGCAATTCCCCGGACCGCATCTGCCGCATTACCACAGTCATCGACAGAAAGCCGCGCCTTACCGACATGAGGGTGCTGGTGGTCAACGAGGACCTGGGTCTTTAGGCATTGTTGTTCAGGTCTCTGCTGGACATCATCTTCCCACCCCTTTGCCACCTGTGC
This region of Geotalea daltonii FRC-32 genomic DNA includes:
- the rsfS gene encoding ribosome silencing factor codes for the protein MVDKNVLNSRERAIQCAALALDKKALDVRIYEISRHSSIADYLVLANGRSDKQTQAIADSVRQGLKKFGKALDIEGMQEGRWVIIDYGDVIVHVFQEEVRRHYNLDEMWNNCPLVEIPEQYLWEDKEK
- a CDS encoding 23S rRNA (pseudouridine(1915)-N(3))-methyltransferase RlmH yields the protein MRLKVLWVGKTQEEWVRRGIDEYAGRIGRYMSIDLAEARDEKGAAVEAMREREGERLLKLLPKNARLVLLDERGEQMSSPELARFLATNRDGGTQELVFVIGGAYGFSDSLRAKAFKTISLSRMTFTHQMVRIFLLEQLYRGFTIINGEPYHH
- the gpmI gene encoding 2,3-bisphosphoglycerate-independent phosphoglycerate mutase — its product is MPKQPLMLMILDGWGINPQRENNAIAQARTPNMDRLCAEYPCTEMGTSGMSVGLPEGQMGNSEVGHLNIGAGRIVYQDLTRISKSIEDGDFFTNPVLLDCIAKTKAAGGRLHLAGLLSDGGVHSQNTHLYALLRLAKQQGLDEVFIHCLLDGRDTPPQSGADYLAQLEEEIARIGCGRIATVIGRFYAMDRDNRWERVEKAYRAIVCGDGEEFSSAAAAIDKSYENGVTDEFVLPSVITAGGAAIGKINDGDGFIFFNYRSDRAREITRSLTDIAFAGFQRPCWANLASYVCMTTYDETFGLPVAFGPEELKNILGEVLGRAGLRQLRIAETEKYAHVTFFFNGGSEVPFPGEDRALIPSPKEVATYDQKPEMSVYHVTEELLRRLDQDIYDVIILNFANADMVGHTGIMSAAIKAIEAVDECVGTLVDKVRSLGGRVLITADHGNAEIMTDEAGGPHTAHTCDVVPFILVDDTRKSVKLQPAILADIAPTMLEILGVEKPKEMTGKSLITNA
- a CDS encoding flavodoxin family protein gives rise to the protein MNFIAINGSPHAQRGNTGLLLDKVVEGVQSAGGTVEMVYLSKIKVNPCVGCDVCHKTGSCPIPDDFEELKKKLLACDGFILASPNYIMSVSAQLKALFDRCCGIIHCQAMDGKYGVVVETSGGGGDEQVIDYMQRVVGMLGAWSVGSVGSSIAGERLFPDQDRLFAKATALGEELYRATLEKREYPDQAGAKLALSAYMRGLVDLMKDFWRYEYDYWTKLGK
- a CDS encoding lactate utilization protein — protein: MSQSKELMDWTFEQKCKKAVAALEKNGFTAIYCQSGKDVHDYIVKEAADAANIGFGGSMSVAELEVADQLRAQGKEILNHGQPGLSLEEKMATMRRQLTCDLFLTGTNALTLSGILVNIDASGNRVGSMFFGPKKVIVVAGRNKLVDGDIDAAVKRVKDWASPPNARRLNYNTPCSKTGFCSDCNSPDRICRITTVIDRKPRLTDMRVLVVNEDLGL